The window TGGTGAAGGGGTGCTTGTCTCGCGAGTCCAGATCGCCCAACTGGTCGCAGGGCTGTCGGGAGCTTGGCCGCCCTCCCATCAGCATGAACAGCATCCCGCCTTCCACGATCTCTTCCTTCCGGCACCGCAAGAAGTCGTCCAGGTCCTCCTCAGACTGCCTAGCATAGGCCTCCACCACCTCGTCCTTGGCCCCGTCGATCCATGCCCTCCCCCTGTTCCACGCCGGCGAGCTCTTGTTCGTGACTTCTTCTGGTATCTGCCTAAAGAGAGACAAGTTCATAAGCTATGCTTCTGCAGACTTGAAAAAGTGATACCATTAGGTTTCCATTGATCCCACCCAGTTTCAAACCAGAAGTATGCTACCGTATTTCTTACAGGAGTTATGATAAAATGTACGTTATTGCGGCGACGAGGGAATCGGTCCCGGAAGGATCATAGAGGAATGCCCctttgaaaaagaaagcaagaagcCACTAGGTGCAAGGCCTAGTGGTGAAGGGACCGGAGGGTTTGGGCTGgtcaggaaaaagaaaaacaaagcaagaagaagaaacgtgAAGGCTGTTCTTGCTATTTTTGCTCAGAGTTACGTGTGATTTGCCCGATCAGAACTTGGGAGGCTGGCGAGGGCTGTCATCCTCCTCGGCCACTTGAAGTTGACTTCGGTTTTCAGCCGGCATATGCTTTTTATTCTTGTGCTTCAATCTATGAAATTTCATATGAAGTTATCATGTTTCATTCGAGGCTAGGGTATTGCGCGATTACTGACTTTCGATTTTGCTCCTCAATCTAAATTTCTACATCCGCAACGATAGTCTGAACTGTAACGGATGAGCTCAGGCGACTTAACTATGCACATCGAATGGATTTTGCAGGCCACGGGAAGGAGGGAAACGCTTGGAGGACTATGAAGTATAGTGACAATAAGTTCATTGAAGTAAGGGAAACTATGAGGATTTCAGATGGTAAAATCAGATTGATGATTTGAACGCCAGATACCATGCCTATGAATGGTACAGAGGAGGTAAGAGTGAAGAAATATCATCACCTGAGAGAGCCAGTGCAAGGCGCTCAAGCTCACGGCCACATGAAGCTTTGCCCTCGGGAAGAGGCGGTGATAGAATGACCCAGGCACGCCGGCTGCAAAGTAGCGGCGCCTGCTCATCTCCCTGCTACAATCAGCAGGCACCACCCCACTCAACGTCCTGAACAAGTAATTGAAATCGTTCGACGGGAGGTCGGAGAAGAAGGCCTCAAACTCAGGCTCGAACCCCAGCTCCTCCACGTACCTCTTCCTCAGGCCCTCCACCACCATGTTGACCGTGGCCAAGGTGTTGTACCCCGTGGCGCAGCCTAGATCGGCAATCCTCAGTGAATCGTCATGCTTCGACGCGAGGAAGAGCTTCATGGACTGTATGGCATTCAAGAGCAAGGGCTTCGATAGGGTGACTGCGGACGCGGGTGCGTCGGAGTTCTTCGCATAGCTCCCATCATCGTCGCCGCCTTGCATGCACAGCACTCTGTGGAGGCTTATTGGCCCTCCCCACGTCCAGCGCCTGCTGTGCCACTCTATTGCACTACTGTTGGGCTCCGACGCGACATCCTTGGCCGATGCTGATGATACCATCGTCGAACTGAACGGCGGCGATTCCATTGTTTCTACCTCAGCAGGATGAAAGACACCTGAAGACTCTCTCAGGAAGGTGTATAagcctctctctatctctatctctctctctctctctctctctctctcccccactcTTGTGGCTCAAACTATTGCTTTAGAGTCATTCTATATAAGGAGGGATTGGTAACCGTCCCATTATAGCGTGTGGTGTCTCTAAATTCATGTATGATCAGATATTATTGTCTCTAGAGATAAAAGAGACTTTTAACCACTCGACAGGTGAAGATGACTGACTCAGGTCGGGCCGGGTAGATAAATGCGTTGTGCTTCTAGAGTACCTAAAATTATCTTATATTTCGCATGTTTGACATGACAAATCATGGTATTTTACATGTATAATCATATGAATTCTCGTAAAAACGAATCTAGCACCCCCCTCCTGTCTTGATCTGTAATCGATTTGATATAGCAGAGAACAGATTGAAAGAATAAATTGGGTGGCTCAACAGCCAATTCGTGATTCGCCTCGCCTATTTACTACGAAGTCCCTAAGTAGGATTATCAAGATACAATTACTCAGCTCAAGAGATTCCACAAAACTCTAATCGATGGCAAACATAAGATGATCGGATCAAGAAGAATTACATGCGATGTCGAGATCATCTGATTTTCCACTCGCGTAAAGAAACACGGAATGGGGGAATATGAGTAGACAACTGCATATACTACATGTCATGTGAAATGAATGGTTGGATTCTGTTCAGGTACTGAATCCGTACAATTTGGAGATTGGCCTTTTGGTTCCCTGGTTTGTATTGCGAAGCATTCACAAGAAGATCGCATAGGAATCAAGAGAGCCAATCAGATTCCTGCGATCCACTCTTCTCTGGATATTAGTAGCCTTTCTCATTTCACTCTTATCTAACAGTACATAATGATGTTCGCGCCTGAATTCCACCATGGCGATTCAATGTAATTACTTAAAGGACTCTGAGAGACTGGAAGAGGGTACTGGTAATGTTGACAGAAGATAAAGATTTCTCGttgatgatcatttttttttgtgtgcagATTGCCAAGGAGGTCGCTAGAACAAGTTATGTATCTCATGAAAAGGTTATGATTTTTGGCCTAAAACCCTTGGATATGGTATCAGTCTCTTAATTCTTTCGAAAGACTTGATCAGCGGACCTACAAGAATTCGGAGTCTCTCCATTCAAGCATCAAAGATTCTGCTCACTCAAGAATCAGTAAAACGGATCAAAGGCATCGCTGTATTTTGCTCAATAATGAGATCTCTGTCCCAGCTCGTACCGTTGTTCGTCCACACCAGCCTTCTTTTACCTTCGAGATTCATATGCACCAAGAACTTTGGCAAATGGTGAGCTGTTAATTAGCTCTGCCGTGTGGCATTTACTTTCTTCTCGTTTGAACAATTATGAAACGATCGGGGAAAAAGCGATTCCAAGACGGCAATATGCCCATTTATATCTGGGATCTGTTAATTAGCTCTGCCGTGTGGCATTTACTTTCTTCTTGTTTGAACAATTAGGAAACGGTCGGGGAAAAAAAGATTCCAGGACGGCAATATGCCCATTTATATCTGGGACAGAAACAACTCATACCAGCACATCTGGGCATCAGTAGTTTTAAGAATTTTCTGTGCCAACAGAAAAGCCCAACTAAGTGGAAAAGCACTAGGGAAGAACAGTTTGCACGCGTAAATAAAACGAAAAACGAAGATAGGATGTAGATATTGATGCTTTCCTCTCAATCAACTTGGTGTTGAATGCCATGGTAGTGCAAAGTGTTCTTTGTCCAAATGGAGCATTTCGCCAAAGCCTAGCTGGCAAGCCAGGAATTAGATAaagcagctctctctctctctctctctgttgcaAAATCACCACGTTGGAACAGTAGCTCGTAGGGTCACATTAACAATTTGGATGTCAATCCCTTTCGATCAGCCTGGATTGCTAGTCATACAGATAAAGTCCGATGTATATTGCTTGTGCGTGGGTGCCTAATTGATCTTTTATCATTCAGGTTATGCTGCCAGTTCTATACTATCataataaaagggaaaaacgagaactcaaaaggaaaggaagtgTTGGAATCATACACAAGATTTGTCTTAAGTATATACTATAAAACAAAGTTTTTCTTAAGTACTTCTTAAAAGGGTTCAACTCTGAACAATTGCACAGGATGATGTGCTAAACACGGTTATTTCCGATTAGGAAAACTCCTACAATGCCGTGAAGAAAGCCTTGGATTCCACAACGATGAAAATTCAAGTTTCTTGGACCAACTACTACCATCTTTCTTTTCAGGTTGTAAACACCTTAAAATGGGTATTCATTTGCAATAAATGAATCAATGACTCAAAAGTTATCATGAAAATGTTAACAGCATTATGTCCTAGCTGTAAATTCTTGATTATGCTGCAGGGACAGTGTACCTTTAGCAGCCAACAAATTATGTGAAAATTGAAGACTACGCATCAAAgtgattttgttatttgttcATGACATGCCTCATATCCTGATTTTCGAAGCTTTCAAATGTTACATCACCTAAAGGAGCGAAAGACTGCCGCGCTTGAAGTTCCATGAAGATTCTCCATGAAAAGCTggggaagagaaaacttttgtGCTTGAAAGGGATTTaactctgagagagagagagagagagagagagaggtggtccTGAGTCCCTTATTAAGAAGTAGGAGTTGTCACATTCCAAAGCAGTGAGTGGAGAGCAAAACATCAAGTTTGGGCGAGAATCAAATGGCCTGGTGATCAGCTGGGGACACATTCCAGTCTTTCCAGATCATTCAACAAGTCGAAACTGCTGGGACATGCACATTGTACACACGCTCCACTTGCTTTGCAGATTAGAGCAGAGAGAGGAAACATGCCAGCTCCGATCATTTCCAGCGAGATAAAAAGAGACACCAATTTTACGACAAATTGGATACTGTTCAACAGAATAGTACTTGGGCCAATCTCCCGGTGAAAAGGATCTTTCCAGGAGAGAGTTGACCCCACCTATTATTTGGTATGGTGGTGCTACAATTGTAAGACTCATGTGAACTAATTGGCGCACACGCACGCACGCGCACagtgtcctctctctctctctctctctctcacatacacAGGAGATGGCAACCATGAACGGGCTCCATGTACCTCTCTATCATTCCactggcattgtcaaaatcttaTGAGCAGTTTCTATCAGCATTTGCTGTGGACTGTCACTCCTTTTGAATGTTAACCCCTCAATCCCACTGTTTTCTTCACATCCTTTTCCTTGTTCCTGTAATGGGTCCTTTGCATCCGGTCTGGCGGTCCCCcacatgtgagagagagagagagagagagagagagagagagaccgtaATGCTGTCTATTTGAACTGACTTTTCTTCCAGCTTTTATTTTCAGATACTGAAGAATGCACATGAAACGTGACGTTAACATATCCATCTTCGCTTTTGAAACAAAAGTTTGTGGCCGACTCTTCATTCTTTTTGAGACCTGGTACATTCTGTTGCGAGATCATTTCAGCACTATTACAACAAGTTGGTGGGGGTGGTCCAAGGCTTGATTTGGAAATCGATGGTCACGAGTTTGATTTCCCAGTCGACGCTCGACCTTAGGAAACTTGATTATCTACGAAGGACAGGCTTGAGCATGAGAGTATCGCCAGTCTTGGGCTTCACCACTTGCACGTGGTGGGGCTGCAGTGACGGGCTAGCCAGTGGATTATTTACTATTCCTTGGTGCCTTATACCAAACATGGCAATAGATAGTAAGGTAGGTCCCAACCTTGCCCACAAACCCTTTTTCGCGTTCATGAAAATGGCAGTGGACCTTTTGTCTAGTAAGGGAGATCACGTAAGGAATCATCTTACGCCGCATTCTGTTTATACTCCTAATTGGTCAAAACAACGTGCAATTTACCCGTCATCTGAACGACCTAGTTGCTGCCTCGGCTACAATGATGGACGTACTCAAAGTGCCATCGAAGACCCAACTTTAGCAATCTACACTCTAATTCAGAAACCGTAAGTAAACTGAGTTCCCATCGAGGTGAAGATGGCTGTAACAACGCATGTTCGCAGTAGTTCATGTTCGGAAAAATACATGACTTTTGGCTGCCATAAAATGATGTTTTATAGGTTGAATGCTATATGAGCGAAAAGATGTCCCGCGACGAAGGATGGATGTAGAACGGAGGAATCGTCCATATCTGATGCACGCAGCCATGTCACCGTCTTAGCAATCCTAAAGATAGGACTACTGGAATTCCAGCTCATGGTCGACGGTGGAAGACATTTTGAGCGTGACAAAAAGTTGGTCGAAGACTAGGACATTCAAGTATTCAATGCACTGTCGACCAATTGGACGTATTATTAGCTCCCAGTGACTAAGTTCACCGCACTACTTGGTGGCCCGTCAACACCAGCGACCGCGTCGATGGCATGTATTAGCTCTCGTGTCGAATTCATTGGATACCTTATCATAAATTGTTAGTTTCATTTTCATGGTCTATGGAAGGCAAAAGCAACTTCCGTGCACTCGAGCGGATCATATGAATTGTGGAATAAAACGAGGATTTAGCAGCGGAACGGGATAATAACCAAGGAAAACCTTTCCTCAGTTAGAGGCTGCCTTTTAGACCGAGTCCTCCTACCCCCACAGGCCCGTCGGCAATTTTTGCATCCAGCCTCTGAGGAATGAGCCAGACTCATGCTATACATTGACATAAGAAACACCTGGAGGAACCAGTTATTACTGTTCACACCAACAACTACTTGGCTACCTCACTCCCGAGGAGCTTTGGATCGGAACATTGAAGCATCTCATCTGAATAAAACCAGTCTCGT of the Eucalyptus grandis isolate ANBG69807.140 chromosome 10, ASM1654582v1, whole genome shotgun sequence genome contains:
- the LOC104422251 gene encoding gibberellic acid methyltransferase 2, translated to MESPPFSSTMVSSASAKDVASEPNSSAIEWHSRRWTWGGPISLHRVLCMQGGDDDGSYAKNSDAPASAVTLSKPLLLNAIQSMKLFLASKHDDSLRIADLGCATGYNTLATVNMVVEGLRKRYVEELGFEPEFEAFFSDLPSNDFNYLFRTLSGVVPADCSREMSRRRYFAAGVPGSFYHRLFPRAKLHVAVSLSALHWLSQIPEEVTNKSSPAWNRGRAWIDGAKDEVVEAYARQSEEDLDDFLRCRKEEIVEGGMLFMLMGGRPSSRQPCDQLGDLDSRDKHPFTTSMDQAWQELLDEGLIDEEARDGFNIPAYMRSTEEVERAMAKCGGFEIQRMEYRRIREHSEEKQEEWSRDPASYGRSKANLVRATLGPIVEAHLGRPLARELFDRFQRRVSTDLGLLAKTCFYGVIVVCAIRK